In Haloarcula salinisoli, one genomic interval encodes:
- a CDS encoding DUF3592 domain-containing protein translates to MSSGEEPEKGRRSGMGLPVQPPKPGTAMSIFVLLVGFAIVGVGAYSYVSDSAALADRAQVTAEVTELGVEEVEASRGRDAYVPVVTFQYQYEGTSYTSDRLYPGRSQPQYEDRATAQSKLSEFSVGQRVTAYVDPDMPGQAFLEDSRSGLPTGAVLVGVVVALVGGIGLYQARAQARVRDLLS, encoded by the coding sequence ATGAGTAGTGGCGAGGAGCCCGAGAAGGGGAGACGTAGCGGCATGGGCCTGCCCGTCCAGCCGCCGAAGCCGGGGACAGCGATGAGTATCTTCGTCCTGCTCGTCGGGTTCGCTATCGTCGGCGTCGGGGCCTACTCGTACGTCTCGGACTCGGCGGCACTGGCGGACAGGGCCCAGGTGACCGCCGAGGTCACCGAACTCGGTGTCGAAGAGGTAGAGGCGTCACGGGGCAGGGACGCCTACGTCCCGGTCGTGACGTTCCAGTACCAGTACGAGGGCACGAGCTACACGTCGGACAGACTCTATCCGGGGCGGTCACAACCGCAGTACGAGGACAGGGCCACGGCACAGTCGAAACTGTCCGAGTTCTCGGTCGGCCAGCGCGTGACGGCGTACGTCGACCCCGACATGCCGGGCCAGGCGTTCCTCGAAGACTCCCGGTCCGGGCTTCCAACCGGGGCCGTCCTGGTGGGGGTAGTCGTCGCGCTGGTCGGGGGCATCGGACTGTATCAGGCGCGGGCGCAAGCGCGCGTTCGTGACCTGCTGTCGTGA